A window of Anas acuta chromosome 8, bAnaAcu1.1, whole genome shotgun sequence contains these coding sequences:
- the RC3H1 gene encoding roquin-1 isoform X2, which translates to MHLFVVCLFSVWGLAAPKPYVVEDICTAKPRDIPVNPMCIYRNPEKKFQEGEGQEPGKGKSKIPESTNPRVWELSKANSRFAIVFYKYLADSKDNGENIFMSPLSISTAFAMTKLGACGDTLQQLMEVFQFDTISEKTSDQVHFFFAKLNCRLYKKANKSSELVSANRLFGEKSLVFNETYQNISEIVYGAKLWPLNFKEKPDLSRKIINEWVANKTERRITEVIPEGGINDLTVLVLVNTIYFKGHWKSQFPTPNTRLDLFHKANGETCQVPIMYQESKFRHASVHQDKVQVVELPYKGNDITMVLVLPYAGTPLVEVERDLTSEKLQDWIDSMREVSLTVSLPHFRIEDSFSVKEKLRKMGLEDLFSPENARLPGIVAEGRTDLYVSEAFHKAFLEVNEEGSEASAATAVLVSGRSFPMNRIIFEANRPFLLFIREAALNTIIFMGRISDPCS; encoded by the exons ATGCATCTCTTTGTGGTGTGTCTCTTCAGCGTCTGGGGCCTGGCTGCCCCTAAGCCCTATGTCGTAGAAGATATTTGCACTGCGAAGCCCCGCGACATCCCGGTGAACCCCATGTGCATCTATCGCAACCCCGAGAAGAAGTTCCAGGAGGGCGAGGGGCAAGAGCCAGGGAAGGGCAAGAGTAAGATCCCGGAGTCCACTAACCCCCGGGTCTGGGAGCTATCGAAGGCCAACTCGCGCTTTGCCATCGTCTTCTACAAGTACCTGGCCGACTCCAAGGACAATGGAGAAAACATCTTCATGTCGCCCCTCAGCATTTCTACAGCCTTCGCCATGACCAAGCTCGGAGCGTGTGGTgacaccctgcagcagctcatgGAG GTCTTCCAGTTTGACACTATTTCAGAAAAGACATCCGACCAGGTCCACTTCTTCTTTGCCAAGCTCAACTGCCGGCTTTACAAGAAAGCCAACAAATCGTCGGAGCTAGTATCAGCCAACCGCCTCTTCGGAGAGAAGTCTTTGGTCTTTAACGAGACCTACCAGAACATCAGCGAAATAGTGTATGGAGCCAAACTCTGGCCATTGAACTTCAAA GAGAAGCCAGACCTTTCCAGGAAGATCATAAATGAGTGGGTGGCTAATAAGACAGAGAGGCGCATTACAGAAGTGATCCCAGAGGGAGGCATCAATGATCTCACTGTCCTGGTCCTGGTCAACACCATTTATTTTAAG GGGCACTGGAAATCACAGTTCCCGACTCCGAACACAAGACTGGATTTGTTTCATAAAGCCAACGGTGAGACCTGTCAAGTCCCAATCATGTACCAAGAGTCCAAATTCCGCCACGCATCCGTTCACCAGGACAAAGTGCAGGTGGTGGAGCTGCCTTACAAGGGGAACGATATCACAATGGTGCTGGTCCTGCCCTATGCTGGGACACCGCTGGTGGAGGTGGAGCGAGACCTGACATCGGAGAAGCTGCAGGACTGGATAGACTCCATGAGGGAGGTCTCTCTCACAGTTTCTCTCCCTCACTTCCGCATTGAGGACAGCTTCAGTGTCAAGGAGAAGCTGAGAAAAATGGGGCTGGAAGATCTCTTCAGTCCAGAAAATGCCAGACTCCCAG GCATAGTTGCAGAGGGCCGTACAGACCTGTACGTATCTGAGGCTTtccacaaagccttccttgaG GTAAATGAAGAAGGCAGCGAGGCATCAGCGGCCACAGCCGTCCTCGTCTCCGGCCGCTCCTTCCCCATGAACAGAATTATCTTTGAAGCCAACAGGCCCTTCTTGCTTTTCATCCGGGAAGCCGCCCTCAACACCATCATCTTCATGGGCAGAATATCTGATCCGTGTTCCTAA